The following are encoded together in the Zingiber officinale cultivar Zhangliang chromosome 8A, Zo_v1.1, whole genome shotgun sequence genome:
- the LOC122011036 gene encoding putative receptor-like protein kinase At3g46340 yields the protein MHHRCAPKWRHHQELQNGGKYHLENKKFTYKELEFITDNFSKIIGEGRFGTVYYGHLEDATKVAVKLLIKSSSQGKEDFLSEAEHLSRVHHKNLVSLVCYCMDEDHLALLYSDFAGCLDSRRSTSGYIFMLARGAISWKSVKQMLITTSTMEAELIACYDASNQGIWLQNFITAFQIINGIDRPLRIYYDNKAAEFYAKNNRSSSKFKHIDIKRPMMTDLVMELKECLAMYTNGDKMLEALRRSFGSSSDPLSPFSSVLVSHYRFDGSD from the exons ATGCATCATCGATGTGCTCCAAAATGGAggcaccatcaagagctccaaaatGGAGGCAAATATCatcttgaaaataaaaaattcacgTACAAGGAATTGGAGTTCATTACTGATAACTTTAGCAAGATCATCGGAGAAGGAAGGTTCGGAACTGTTTACTATGGCCATTTGGAAGATGCTACTAAAGTTGCTGTCAAGTTGCTAATCAAATCATcttcacaaggaaaagaagatttTCTTTCTGAG GCTGAACATTTGTCAAGGGTCCATCACAAGAATTTGGTTTCTTTGGTTTGTTATTGCATGGATGAAGATCATTTGGCACTCCTAT actccgaTTTTGCTGGATGCTTAGATAGTAGAAGATCTACTTCAGGCTATATTTTTATGCTTGCTagaggggctatatcttggaagagcgtcaaGCAGATGCTAATaaccacttctactatggaggcagagttgATAGCATGCTATGACGCGTCTAATCAAGGGATTTGGCTGCAGAACTTCATCACAGCATTTCAGATCATTAATGGCATTGACAGACCACTGAGGATCTACTATGATAATAAAGCCGCAGAattttatgccaagaacaaccgcAGTTCGTCGAAGTTTAAACatatcgacatcaa GAGGCCGATGATGACTGATTTGGTGATGGAGCTAAAGGAGTGCTTGGCAATGTACACTAATGGAGATAAGATGTTGGAAGCACTGAG AAGGTCCTTCGGCTCCAGTTCAGATCCCCTGTCCCCATTTTCCTCTGTCCTCGTATCACATTATCGATTCGACGGATCAGATTAA
- the LOC122009811 gene encoding senescence-induced receptor-like serine/threonine-protein kinase has protein sequence MDRRLLLLLLLFLLAATATQVQGQPPGFIFIDCGIDPNSSYVDPNLGLRYVSDDQFIDTGVNYAVPMANVPSYLARRYWTVRSFPEESRNCYTFKSISQGSKYIIRAVFLYGNYDYMNSPYVRFDLYLGVNLWKTINLTDPSENIFTETVSEATADVISVCLVNTGHGTPFISGLDLRPVPTSLYPQVNSLTTLVNLYRIYMGNSSWIRYPDDPYDRNWFDFDTPPSWSVTSTNSSVQNQMQDQFRPPQKVMQIAAYPTNSTTLHLSLAPDPGDLTEFYTVLYFSELQPNATRQFLIYLNGALLNDGRPLAPTYLLSDVVFNSNPSLGFSECNITLVETRSSMLPPIINSFEVFTAMRNANVASNSLDVDAMLAIKGWYLVRRNWMGDPCSPQAYTWVGLNCTLNNSGVPMITAVNLSYSGLTGKITSSFANLSALQYLDLSHNNLTGSIPDALGYLPSLRVLDLTDNQLRGAIPSVLLEKSQNGSITLRTEGNICLGGDSCKTVKKKKNLAVIVIACVVAVVCVCLVAIILLCILKKRKAKCTVNELQNRGKYHLENRKFSYKELEFITDNFSKIIGKGGFGIVYYGHLEDATEVAVKLLTKSSLQGKEDFLSEAEHLTRVHHKNLVSLVGYCMDEDHLALVCEFMPKGNLKEYLRASRTDTPLKWEQRLRIAIDAAQGLEYLHIGCKPPLVHRDVKTANILLNERLEAKITDFGLSKTFQDDNTLHSSTRIVGTIGYLDPEYYVKNQLSQKSDVYSFGVVLLELVTGKSPIFCDLEDIHIVQWVQKRLANGNIEDVIDTRLCEEGVMNSAWKVANVALASTTHTSNRRPTMTEVVMELRECLAMHTNGDKMLLKHGSSEVYSESIDPSLLELQYVGSISDTEGPSAR, from the exons ATGGATCGCCGGCTCTTGCTTCTTctactcctcttcctcttggcggCCACCGCCACTCAAGTTCAGGGACAGCCGCCAG GCTTTATCTTCATCGACTGCGGGATCGATCCAAACTCCTCCTACGTCGACCCAAACCTCGGCCTACGTTACGTCTCCGACGACCAATTCATCGACACGGGCGTAAACTACGCCGTCCCGATGGCCAACGTACCTTCTTACCTTGCTCGGAGATACTGGACAGTGAGGAGCTTCCCTGAGGAATCTCGCAACTGCTACACCTTCAAGTCAATCAGCCAGGGCTCAAAATACATCATAAGAGCAGTCTTCTTGTACGGAAACTACGACTACATGAATAGTCCTTATGTTCGGTTCGATCTCTACCTCGGAGTCAATCTCTGGAAGACCATAAACCTGACGGATCCTTCTGAAAACATCTTCACTGAAACAGTCAGTGAAGCCACGGCTGATGTGATCTCAGTTTGCCTGGTCAACACCGGCCACGGAACTCCTTTCATCTCTGGCTTAGATCTGAGGCCTGTTCCGACCTCTCTGTATCCTCAAGTCAACTCCTTAACCACTTTGGTCAACTTGTATAGAATCTACATGGGGAATTCTAGTTGGATCAGGTATCCTGATGATCCATATGATCGCAATTGGTTCGACTTTGACACCCCACCTTCATGGAGTGTGACATCCACCAATTCCAGCGTCCAAAACCAGATGCAAGATCAGTTTCGGCCGCCACAGAAAGTCATGCAGATTGCAGCATACCCTACCAATTCCACCACACTTCATCTCAGCTTGGCACCCGATCCAGGAGACCTGACAGAGTTCTATACGGTCCTCTACTTCTCCGAGCTCCAGCCAAATGCCACGAGGCAATTCTTGATCTACCTCAATGGAGCCCTGCTGAACGACGGCAGGCCTTTGGCTCCAACCTACCTCCTCTCCGACGTCGTATTCAATTCTAATCCAAGTTTAGGGTTTAGTGAGTGCAATATAACTCTTGTTGAAACAAGAAGCTCCATGCTTCCACCTATCATAAATTCCTTTGAGGTCTTTACAGCAATGAGAAATGCAAATGTGGCATCCAACAGCCTAGATG TGGATGCAATGTTGGCAATCAAAGGGTGGTACCTGGTGAGAAGAAACTGGATGGGTGATCCATGCTCTCCACAAGCTTATACTTGGGTTGGACTGAATTGTACACTGAATAATTCTGGTGTTCCAATGATCACTGCAGT CAATCTGTCATACAGTGGATTGACAGGTAAAATAACCTCTTCCTTTGCCAACCTAAGCGCACTGCAGTACTT GGATTTATCTCATAACAACTTAACGGGATCAATACCTGATGCTCTGGGGTATTTGCCATCTCTCAGAGTTCT AGATTTGACAGATAACCAACTTAGAGGAGCCATTCCTTCTGTTCTTCTTGAGAAATCTCAGAATGGTTCTATTACTTTGAG AACTGAAGGCAACATTTGTCTAGGTGGAGATTCTTGCAAgacggtgaagaagaagaagaatttagCGGTTATCGTCATTGCTTGTGTAGTTGCAGTTGTGTGCGTGTGCTTGGTGGCTATTATCCTTCTCTGCATACTGAAAAAGAGAAAAG CAAAATGCACCGTCAATGAGCTCCAAAATAGAGGCAAATATCATCTTGAAAATAGAAAATTCTCGTACAAGGAACTGGAGTTCATTACTGATAACTTCAGCAAGATCATCGGAAAAGGAGGGTTCGGAATTGTTTACTATGGCCATTTGGAAGATGCTACTGAAGTTGCTGTCAAGTTGCTAACCAAATCATCTTTGCAAGGAAAAGAAGATTTTCTTTCTGAG GCTGAACATTTGACAAGGGTTCATCACAAGAATTTGGTTTCTTTGGTTGGTTATTGCATGGATGAAGATCATTTGGCACTCGTATGTGAGTTTATGCCCAAGGGAAACCTTAAAGAATACCTCAGAG CTAGTAGAACCGATACACCTTTAAAATGGGAACAACGTCTCCGAATCGCCATTGATGCCGCACAAG GACTTGAGTATCTGCACATAGGATGCAAGCCTCCACTTGTTCATAGAGACGTGAAGACTGCGAACATACTCTTGAACGAAAGACTAGAAGCGAAAATAACTGATTTTGGGCTATCCAAGACTTTCCAAGATGACAATACCCTTCACTCATCCACAAGGATTGTTGGCACTATCGGATACCTTGATCCGGA GTACTATGTCAAGAACCAACTCAGCCAGAAGAGCGATGTGTATAGCTTTGGAGTCGTCCTTTTGGAACTTGTCACTGGAAAATCTCCCATATTTTGTGATCTTGAAGACATTCACATAGTTCAATGGGTTCAAAAGAGGCTTGCCAATGGAAACATAGAGGATGTGATAGACACAAGGTTATGCGAAGAGGGAGTCATGAATTcagcttggaaggtggccaaTGTTGCATTGGCAAGCACTACACACACTTCAAATAGGAGGCCAACAATGACTGAAGTGGTGATGGAGCTAAGGGAATGCTTGGCAATGCACACTAATGGTGATAAGATGTTGTTGAAGCACGGAAGCAGTGAGGTGTACTCAGAATCTATTGATCCGAGCCTCCTAGAACTTCAATATGTTGGAAGCATTTCTGATACCGAAGGCCCTTCGGCTCGATGA